In Geotalea uraniireducens, the genomic window TAAAGCGAGGAACATGTCGATGCAGTTTAAAGCGATGATCATCTCCAATCGGGAGGTTTCACCGGGCTACTTCAGGATGCGAATGACCGCCCCCCCCGAAATGAAGGATGCCCGTCCCGGCCAGTTCGTCATGGTGCGGGTCCGGAATGCGATCGATCCGCTGTTGCGCCGGCCTTTCGGCATCTTCGACATCGGCATCAACGAAGCGGAGTATCCGGGGCAGGGGCCGCAGGTCTACCTGGAGATTCTTTACAAAGTGGTCGGGAAGGGGACGGAGACCCTTTCGACCTATCACCATGGCGACCATCTCGACATCCTCGCCCCGCTCGGTACCGGCTTTGCCGCGGACACCCCCGACGAAGAGAAAATTCTCGTCGGCGGCGGGATCGGCCTGGCACCCCTCTACTACCTGGCACGAAAGCTGGTCGACAAGCACCGCGTCCGGTTGTTCATCGGTGGGAGGAACCGTGATGATATCCTCTGCGTCACCGAGTTCGAACGGCTTGGCGTCGAGACCTACGTTGCCACCGACGACGGCACTCTCGGCGATCGGGGCTTCGTCACGGAAGTCATGGAGCGGCACCTGCTGGCCGAACAACGGGCCAAGACCATCTTCGCCTGTGGGCCGATGCCGATGCTCAAGGCGGTGGCGGAAATCTCCCGCCGCACCGGCACGCCATGCCAGGTCTCGCTGGAGGCGTACATGGCCTGCGGAATGGGCGCCTGCCTCGGTTGCGTCGTCAAAGGGAAGGAGCATGCCGAGGACTCGCCCGATTACCGCTGCGTCTGCAAGGATGGCCCAGTCTTCGATTTTTCCCAGCTGTTGTGGATATAGACCAGCCCCTGTTGAGCGACAGATTCATTCAAGGAGCACACATGCGGAAACCCGATCTCTCCGTTGAAATAGCCGGCATCACCCTGCGCAACCCGATCATGACCGCCTCGGGG contains:
- a CDS encoding dihydroorotate dehydrogenase electron transfer subunit, which produces MQFKAMIISNREVSPGYFRMRMTAPPEMKDARPGQFVMVRVRNAIDPLLRRPFGIFDIGINEAEYPGQGPQVYLEILYKVVGKGTETLSTYHHGDHLDILAPLGTGFAADTPDEEKILVGGGIGLAPLYYLARKLVDKHRVRLFIGGRNRDDILCVTEFERLGVETYVATDDGTLGDRGFVTEVMERHLLAEQRAKTIFACGPMPMLKAVAEISRRTGTPCQVSLEAYMACGMGACLGCVVKGKEHAEDSPDYRCVCKDGPVFDFSQLLWI